The genomic window AATTGTTCATCTATCCCGAATCACCTTCTGGAGTCGGAGTTTTTTGGTTATGAACGAGGCGCATTTACAGACGCAAAGACAAAGAAGCAGGGTCTCTTTGAGGTGGCGGATAAGGGAACCCTCTTTCTTGATGAAATCGGTGAGATCGACATCTCACTTCAGCCCAAGTTACTAAAATGTTTGGAAGAAAAGGTGATTCGGAGGTTGGGGGGTATCCGTGACAAAAAGGTTGATATCCGGGTTATCACGGCGACCAATCAATCCTTGGAGGAACTGATTAACATCGGGAAGTTTCGATCCGATCTATATTTCCGTCTCAACATTATCCATTTGAAGGCACCTCCATTACGAACAAGAGAAAAAGATATCTTGCTCCTAGCTGAGCATTTTCTAAAAAAACAGTGTAAGCGCTACAGAAAGCCAGAGATACGTTTAAGCCTCAAGGCCAAAGAGCTGCTCTTAAGACACCCATGGCCTGGAAACGTACGGGAACTTCACAATTTTATTGAGCAGACGGTTTTTTGTTCCCAGCAGGAGACCATCAGAGAGGATCAGATCCAATTTAACCCTGTTTTCGGAAATGCCAGACAAGAAGGGGGCAGCGAAGGGAATAATGAGATATCTGGCGATCAATTCATCTTGCCGTCACAAGGCATTATTATGGAAAATGTTGAACGGGACTTTATCGTTCAATCCCTGGAACGGTCCGCATGGAATGTGACGAAGGCGGCAAAAGCCCTTGGCTTTTCGCGTGATACCCTCCGCTATCGCATGGAAAAATTCGACCTCGTACCTCCTACGGAGGAATGATCCCGCTGTGATGGATCGTACTGCGCGGCATTATCTTTCGGTCAGATTTTCGCTTCTTCTCCAAAACAGACTAAACTTCCAGATGAGGAACGAAGGGAAACATTTCTTCCGTTGACTTCTCCTTTACTAACGGGGTGTTGGGCCTAAAATCCGATGTAGAATATTGGGCGGGTAATGGTCAATCTGGATGATTGGGCGAAATCCCCTAAAAGAATTGTGATTTCGCCCGTTCCTTCTTCAAAATTTATCCATAAAAATGTTTCCTAGATAAATAAGTAATACATTT from Candidatus Manganitrophaceae bacterium includes these protein-coding regions:
- a CDS encoding sigma-54-dependent Fis family transcriptional regulator, with translation MTQGVLIIEDEVTLAKNIKRYLKLNGYDVQIAENGKEGLHQVETFKPDMILLDLKLPDCNGLEILPKIKNIDPQIHTIIMTGHGNVHAAVDAMKMGAYDFLEKPLILAEVKVILDKAVGLSRIEGTLSYYQKKYAGGNDLSALIGESQPMLSLKEQIRKLNASEHALTEGPPPSVLITGETGTGKELIARALHFNGPRKEEPFVEINCSSIPNHLLESEFFGYERGAFTDAKTKKQGLFEVADKGTLFLDEIGEIDISLQPKLLKCLEEKVIRRLGGIRDKKVDIRVITATNQSLEELINIGKFRSDLYFRLNIIHLKAPPLRTREKDILLLAEHFLKKQCKRYRKPEIRLSLKAKELLLRHPWPGNVRELHNFIEQTVFCSQQETIREDQIQFNPVFGNARQEGGSEGNNEISGDQFILPSQGIIMENVERDFIVQSLERSAWNVTKAAKALGFSRDTLRYRMEKFDLVPPTEE